A genomic window from Gossypium hirsutum isolate 1008001.06 chromosome D12, Gossypium_hirsutum_v2.1, whole genome shotgun sequence includes:
- the LOC107940988 gene encoding sphingoid long-chain bases kinase 1 translates to MQKSGSLSRSSNSPSVRVSSPPPPPSQQSVRRLSLCSQIATHSSPIVFPEKRTKKLKASSKRSEAPVTDDQTDKSKGEEHRIDIGGDEKSDLLGYVVYTGKLILDKRKNTPNIANPADVEQNSSTDIAKQESVAAKLTSKALVWGSHVLPLGDVISVSYNVGVRHFTVHSYPLKKGSYGLSCFIKPKRSRKDFRFLASSVEEAVQWVGGFADQQCFINCLPHPLVSSKKQASSELFPIDAPPELVFRCSNPPKMLVILNPRSGRGRSSKVFHGIVEPIFKLAGFKLEVVKTTSAGHAKKLASTVDISTCPDGIICVGGDGIINEVLNGLLSRDNQKEGISIPIGIIPAGSDNSLVWTVLGVRDPVSAAISIVKGGLTATDVFAVEWIQTGIIHFGMTVSYYGFVSDVLKLSEKYQKRFGPLRYFVAGFFKFLCLPMYNYEVEYLPAEKEDREGKTSADRDVVDMSGLYTDVIRRSCIDGIPRASSLSSIDSIMTPSRMSGGEMDTSSNMHASTEPSEYVRGLDPKTKRLSSSRSNVTAEPEVIHPQLPLSSTLNWPRTRSKSRTDKGWSGLTAAHDPSRCSWGNAATNDREDISSTLSDPGPIWDAEPKWDTEANWDVENPIELPGPSDDVDSGINKEVVPRLEDKWVLTKGPFLGIIVCNHACRTVQSSQVVAPRAEHDDNTMDMLLVHGSGRLRLMRFFLLLQMGKHLSLPYVEYVKVKSVKIKAGKHTHNGCGIDGEFFPLNGQVASSLLPEQCRLIGRFPDRHV, encoded by the exons ATGCAGAAGAGTGGGAGTCTGTCGAGAAGTAGTAATAGTCCTTCAGTGAGAGTGTCGTCGCCGCCTCCGCCGCCTTCTCAGCAGTCGGTGAGGCGGCTGAGCTTGTGCTCCCAAATAGCAACCCACTCTTCCCCAATTGTGTTCCCAGAGAAACGTACTAAGAAGCTCAAGGCTTCCTCCAAACGCAGCGAAGCCCCTGTCACGGATGATCAGACTGATAAATCTAAGGGGGAAGAGCATCGAATCGACATCGGAGGGGATGAAAAGTCTGATTTACTTGGGTATGTGGTTTACACAGGGAAGCTCATTTTGGATAAGAGAAAGAATACCCCAAATATTGCTAATCCCGCCGATGTAGAGCAGAATTCTTCTACCGATATTGCCAAACAAGAATCTGTTGCTGCTAAACTCACTAGCAAGGCGTTGGTTTGGGGTTCGCATGTCTTGCCTCTTGGTGATGTTATCTCG gTATCTTACAATGTCGGTGTTAGGCATTTCACTGTGCATTCATACCCTCTAAAAAAGGGTTCTTATGGCCTTTCATGCTTTATTAAACCAAAGAGAAGTCGAAAGGATTTTCGTTTCTTGGCTTCTAGTGTAGAAGAAGCTGTTCAATGGGTTGGTGGGTTTGCAGACCAGCAATGTTTCATCAATTGTTTGCCTCACCCTTTAGTTTCTTCAAAAAAGCAAGCTTCTTCTGAATTGTTTCCAATAGATGCTCCTCCTGAGCTCGTCTTCAGGTGCAGCAATCCACCAAAAATGCTCGTCATATTGAATCCAAGGTCAGGTCGGGGTCGTTCTAGTAAAGTTTTCCATGGAATTGTCGAACCAATATTTAAG CTTGCAGGGTTTAAATTGGAGGTAGTCAAAACAACATCTGCAGGCCATGCCAAGAAGTTGGCATCTACAGTTGATATCAGCACATGTCCTGATG GAATAATATGCGTTGGTGGTGATGGCATTATCAACGAG gTTCTAAATGGTCTGCTTAGTAGAGACAATCAGAAAGAAGGAATTTCTATACCCATTGGAATTATACCAGCAGGGTCGGATAATTCACTGGTTTGGACTGTTCTTGGAGTTAGAGATCCTGTCTCTGCTGCGATTTCTATTGTGAAG GGAGGTCTTACAGCTACAGATGTTTTTGCTGTTGAGTGGATTCAGACTGGTATTATTCACTTTGGAATGACGGTTTCCTATTATGGATTTGTCAGTGATG TTTTAAAGCTTTCTGAGAAATATCAGAAACGATTTGGTCCTCTACGATATTTTGTTGCTGGGTTCTTCAAGTTTTTGTGTTTGCCAATGTACAACTATGAAGTGGAGTACCTTCCTGCAGAAAAAGAGGATCGAGAAGGTAAAACCTCTGCTGATCGGGATGTAGTTGACATGTCTGGCCTGTACACAGACGTTATAAGGAGGTCATGCATAGATGGCATTCCTAGAGCCTCGAGTTTATCTAGTATTGATTCAATAATGACTCCTAGCCGAATGTCTGGAGGTGAGATGGACACTTCTAGTAATATGCACGCCAGCACTGAACCATCTGAGTATGTACGAGGCCTTGATCCTAAGACTAAACGGCTGTCATCTAGCAGAAGCAATGTAACAGCTGAGCCTGAAGTTATTCATCCTCAGTTACCACTCTCATCGACTCTAAACTGGCCACGGACCAGATCAAAATCAAGGACAGATAAAGGATGGAGTGGATTGACTGCAGCACATGATCCTTCGAGATGTTCTTGGGGTAATGCTGCAACAAATGATAGAGAGGATATATCTTCAACATTGTCCGATCCTGGTCCAATTTGGGATGCTGAACCAAAGTGGGACACTGAGGCTAATTGGGATGTTGAAAATCCTATCGAGTTACCAGGGCCATCAGATGATGTTGATTCAGGAATAAATAAGGAAGTTGTCCCAAGACTTGAAGATAAATGGGTATTGACCAAGGGGCCATTTCTTGGCATCATTGTGTGCAACCATGCATGCAGAACCGTGCAAAGTTCTCAGGTGGTTGCTCCAAGAGCTGAACATGATGACAATACCATGGATATGCTCTTAGTTCATGGGAGTGGGCGGTTGAGGTTGATGAGATTTTTCTTGCTGCTACAGATGGGTAAACACCTTTCACTGCCATATGTTGAATATGTCAAG GTGAAATCAGTTAAGATTAAGGCTGGGAAACACACACATAATGGTTGTGGTATTGATGGTGAGTTTTTCCCCCTCAATGGACAAGTAGCATCATCTTTGCTTCCAGAACAGTGCAGACTAATTGGTCGCTTCCCTGACCGTCATGTATAA
- the LOC107940985 gene encoding alpha-galactosidase 1-like has protein sequence YPLPGSLGFEEQDAKTFASWGIDYLKYDNCHHDGSKPIERYPVMSKALKKAGRPIFFSLCEWREMHPAEWGFHVGNSWRTTCDITDTWESMISRADQNELYAQYARPGGWNDPDMLEIGNRGMTKDEYIVHFSLWAISKAPLLLGCDIRNMTQETIEIISNKEVIAVNQDSYGIQARKARMHGDEEIWVAPLSSYRTVVVILNRGSVRYSVTAFWEDMGLDPNTVVEARDLWEHKTLKNRFVGNITTMLNPHSCKMYVLKPIS, from the exons TATCCCTTGCCTGGTTCACTCGGTTTCGAAGAACAGGATGCTAAAACCTTTGCTTCCTGG GGTATTGATTATTTGAAGTATGATAACTGTCACCATGATGGATCAAAGCCAATTGAAAG ATATCCTGTTATGTCTAAAGCTTTGAAGAAGGCTGGCCGCCCCATATTCTTTTCTCTGTGTGAATG GAGAGAAATGCACCCTGCTGAATGGGGTTTCCATGTAGGAAATAGCTGGAGGACAACTTGTGACATAACTGATACATGGGAAAG TATGATTTCGAGAGCTGATCAAAATGAATTGTATGCTCAATATGCAAGGCCCGGTGGTTGGAATG ATCCGGACATGCTTGAGATCGGGAATAGAGGGATGACGAAAGATGAATATATAGTACATTTCAGCTTATGGGCTATTTCCAAG GCTCCTCTTCTTCTCGGCTGCGACATAAGGAATATGACACAAGAGACTATAGAGATCATTTCAAACAAAGAGGTCATTGCTGTTAACCAAG ATTCTTATGGTATTCAAGCTAGGAAGGCTAGGATGCACGGTGATGAAGAG ATTTGGGTTGCGCCACTTTCCAGCTATAGGACAGTAGTTGTCATTCTCAATAGGGGTTCAGTTCGCTATTCTGTAACCGCGTTCTGGGAGGATATGGGACTAGACCCCAACACTGTAGTTGAAGCTAGGGACCTTTGGGAG CATAAAACACTGAAGAACCGATTTGTGGGCAATATTACAACAATGTTGAACCCTCATTCATGCAAAATGTATGTGTTGAAACCAATTTCTTGA